The proteins below come from a single Harpia harpyja isolate bHarHar1 chromosome 2, bHarHar1 primary haplotype, whole genome shotgun sequence genomic window:
- the RELL1 gene encoding RELT-like protein 1, with the protein MAPPATGGIPPTSPSLGPTAAWLGNRSALDNREFVQVLSSYGLQTTTLTTKTDGNDGKAEHLEYIAFALVPVFFIMGLLGILICHVLKKKGYRCTTEAEQVEEEKLDEKIEMNETMHENSDTVGQIVNYIMKNEANADVLKAMVADSSVFEPESPLSPTSPGSPTSPGSPLSPGAIPFKHSCKGHHFHTVGGVVEKDVCTRCSHKRWHLIKPAHKSKEHRRSRLGEVTVLSVGRFRVTKVEHKSNSKERKSLMSVTGVESVNGDTPATPVKQEGSKAPATPVKQEMQERRSSE; encoded by the exons ATAATCGAGAGTTTGTCCAGGTTTTGTCAAGCTATGGCTTACAGACAACTACTTTGACAACTAAAACTGATGGCAATGATGGCAAGGCTGAACACCTAGAGTATATTGCCTTTGCATTGGTTCCTGTTTTCTTCATCATGGGTCTCTTGGGGATCCTCATCTGTCATGTCCTTAAGAAAAAAGGATATCGTTGCACAACAGAGGCCGAAcaagtagaagaagaaaaacttgaTGAAAAAATAG AAATGAATGAAACTATGCATGAGAATAGCGACACTGTGGGACAAATTGTTAACTACATTATGAAAAATGAAG CAAATGCTGATGTGTTAAAGGCCATGGTAGCAGATAGCAGTGTCTTTGAACCTGAAAG CCCTTTATCTCCTACCTCTCCTGGGAGTCCGACGAGTCCAGGGTCTCCTTTGTCACCTGGTGCTATTCCGTTTAAACACAGCTGCAAAGGCCATCACTTCCATACTGTTGGAGGAGTAGTAGAAAAGGATGTTTGTACTCGTTGTAGCCACAAACGATGGCACCTTATAAAGCCAGCTCACAAATCTAAAGAGCACAGAAGAAGTCGTCTTGGAGAAGTCACAGTCCTTTCTGTGGGAAG GTTTAGAGTCACAAAAGTGGAGCACAAGTCAAATTCCAAAGAACGGAAAAGCTTAATGTCTGTTACTGGCGTGGAGAGTGTCAATGGTGATACGCCTGCCACGCCTGTGAAACAGGAAGGGAGCAAAGCACCTGCCACGCCTGTGAAACAGGAGATGCAAGAGAGGAGAAGCTCAGAGTAA